A region from the Cannabis sativa cultivar Pink pepper isolate KNU-18-1 chromosome 9, ASM2916894v1, whole genome shotgun sequence genome encodes:
- the LOC115722515 gene encoding uncharacterized protein LOC115722515 isoform X3, which yields MASLPQSLTLPFGGGTSVSAAGGGGAELSRERKMASAEQLVLDLSNPDLRENALLELSKKRELFQDLAPLLWNSFGTIAALLQEIVSIYPVLSPPNLTPAQSNRVCNALALLQCVASHPDTRKLFINAHIPLYLYPFLNTASKSRPFEYLRLTSLGVIGALVKVATFIVQKILLDDMGLDYICTTAERFFAVGRVLGSMVASLAEQPSSRLLKHIIRCYLRLSDNPKACDALRSCLPDMLRDATFSGCLREDPTTRRWLQQLLHNVGVSRVPTLQAGTGFEHMMVN from the exons ATGGCGAGTTTACCCCAATCTCTTACACTTCCGTTTGGAGGAGGAACGAGTGTGTCTGCAGCAGGAGGAGGTGGTGCTGAACTTAGCAGAGAAAGAAAAATGGCTTCCGCAGAACAGTTGGTACTTGATCTCAGTAATCCTGATCTCCGAGAGAACGCTCTCCTCGAACTCTCCaag AAGAGAGAATTATTTCAAGACTTGGCTCCTTTACTGTGGAATTCATTTGGTACTATTGCTGCCCTGTTACAG GAGATTGTATCAATATATCCTGTTTTATCACCCCCAAATCTTACTCCTGCACAATCAAACCGAGTTTGCAATGCCCTTGCTCTTCTTCAG TGTGTAGCCTCTCACCCAGATACAAGGAAGTTGTTCATTAATG CACATATTCCATTGTATCTGTATCCTTTCCTTAATACAGCGAGCAAGTCAAGACCCTTTGAGTACTTGAGGCTTACTAGTCTAGGGGTCATTGGGGCTTTGGTGAAG GTTGCTACATTTATAGTTCAAAAGATTTTGTTGGACGATATGGGCTTAGATTATATCTGCACCACAGCGGAAAGGTTTTTCGCGGTTGGTCGAGTTTTGGGGAGCATGGTGGCTTCACTAGCTGAGCAGCCCTCATCGCGTTTGCTAAAACATATCATCAGATGTTATCTCCGGTTGTCAGACAATCCAAA AGCGTGTGATGCATTAAGAAGTTGCCTTCCCGACATGTTAAGAGATGCTACCTTCAGCGGTTGCTTGCGT GAGGACCCAACAACCAGGAGGTGGCTGCAACAGTTGCTACACAATGTTGGTGTGAGCCGAGTTCCAACACTTCAAGCTGGAACGGGGTTTGAGCACATGATGGTGAATTGA
- the LOC115722515 gene encoding uncharacterized protein LOC115722515 isoform X1, whose amino-acid sequence MASLPQSLTLPFGGGTSVSAAGGGGAELSRERKMASAEQLVLDLSNPDLRENALLELSKKRELFQDLAPLLWNSFGTIAALLQEIVSIYPVLSPPNLTPAQSNRVCNALALLQCVASHPDTRKLFINAHIPLYLYPFLNTASKSRPFEYLRLTSLGVIGALVKVDETEVISFLLSTEIIPLCLRTMEMGSELSKTVATFIVQKILLDDMGLDYICTTAERFFAVGRVLGSMVASLAEQPSSRLLKHIIRCYLRLSDNPKACDALRSCLPDMLRDATFSGCLREDPTTRRWLQQLLHNVGVSRVPTLQAGTGFEHMMVN is encoded by the exons ATGGCGAGTTTACCCCAATCTCTTACACTTCCGTTTGGAGGAGGAACGAGTGTGTCTGCAGCAGGAGGAGGTGGTGCTGAACTTAGCAGAGAAAGAAAAATGGCTTCCGCAGAACAGTTGGTACTTGATCTCAGTAATCCTGATCTCCGAGAGAACGCTCTCCTCGAACTCTCCaag AAGAGAGAATTATTTCAAGACTTGGCTCCTTTACTGTGGAATTCATTTGGTACTATTGCTGCCCTGTTACAG GAGATTGTATCAATATATCCTGTTTTATCACCCCCAAATCTTACTCCTGCACAATCAAACCGAGTTTGCAATGCCCTTGCTCTTCTTCAG TGTGTAGCCTCTCACCCAGATACAAGGAAGTTGTTCATTAATG CACATATTCCATTGTATCTGTATCCTTTCCTTAATACAGCGAGCAAGTCAAGACCCTTTGAGTACTTGAGGCTTACTAGTCTAGGGGTCATTGGGGCTTTGGTGAAG GTTGATGAGACAGAAGTTATTAGCTTCCTTCTCTCGACAGAAATAATTCCCTTGTGCCTGCGGACTATGGAAATGGGCAGTGAGCTATCCAAAACG GTTGCTACATTTATAGTTCAAAAGATTTTGTTGGACGATATGGGCTTAGATTATATCTGCACCACAGCGGAAAGGTTTTTCGCGGTTGGTCGAGTTTTGGGGAGCATGGTGGCTTCACTAGCTGAGCAGCCCTCATCGCGTTTGCTAAAACATATCATCAGATGTTATCTCCGGTTGTCAGACAATCCAAA AGCGTGTGATGCATTAAGAAGTTGCCTTCCCGACATGTTAAGAGATGCTACCTTCAGCGGTTGCTTGCGT GAGGACCCAACAACCAGGAGGTGGCTGCAACAGTTGCTACACAATGTTGGTGTGAGCCGAGTTCCAACACTTCAAGCTGGAACGGGGTTTGAGCACATGATGGTGAATTGA
- the LOC115722515 gene encoding uncharacterized protein LOC115722515 isoform X4: MASLPQSLTLPFGGGTSVSAAGGGGAELSRERKMASAEQLVLDLSNPDLRENALLELSKRELFQDLAPLLWNSFGTIAALLQEIVSIYPVLSPPNLTPAQSNRVCNALALLQCVASHPDTRKLFINAHIPLYLYPFLNTASKSRPFEYLRLTSLGVIGALVKVATFIVQKILLDDMGLDYICTTAERFFAVGRVLGSMVASLAEQPSSRLLKHIIRCYLRLSDNPKACDALRSCLPDMLRDATFSGCLREDPTTRRWLQQLLHNVGVSRVPTLQAGTGFEHMMVN; this comes from the exons ATGGCGAGTTTACCCCAATCTCTTACACTTCCGTTTGGAGGAGGAACGAGTGTGTCTGCAGCAGGAGGAGGTGGTGCTGAACTTAGCAGAGAAAGAAAAATGGCTTCCGCAGAACAGTTGGTACTTGATCTCAGTAATCCTGATCTCCGAGAGAACGCTCTCCTCGAACTCTCCaag AGAGAATTATTTCAAGACTTGGCTCCTTTACTGTGGAATTCATTTGGTACTATTGCTGCCCTGTTACAG GAGATTGTATCAATATATCCTGTTTTATCACCCCCAAATCTTACTCCTGCACAATCAAACCGAGTTTGCAATGCCCTTGCTCTTCTTCAG TGTGTAGCCTCTCACCCAGATACAAGGAAGTTGTTCATTAATG CACATATTCCATTGTATCTGTATCCTTTCCTTAATACAGCGAGCAAGTCAAGACCCTTTGAGTACTTGAGGCTTACTAGTCTAGGGGTCATTGGGGCTTTGGTGAAG GTTGCTACATTTATAGTTCAAAAGATTTTGTTGGACGATATGGGCTTAGATTATATCTGCACCACAGCGGAAAGGTTTTTCGCGGTTGGTCGAGTTTTGGGGAGCATGGTGGCTTCACTAGCTGAGCAGCCCTCATCGCGTTTGCTAAAACATATCATCAGATGTTATCTCCGGTTGTCAGACAATCCAAA AGCGTGTGATGCATTAAGAAGTTGCCTTCCCGACATGTTAAGAGATGCTACCTTCAGCGGTTGCTTGCGT GAGGACCCAACAACCAGGAGGTGGCTGCAACAGTTGCTACACAATGTTGGTGTGAGCCGAGTTCCAACACTTCAAGCTGGAACGGGGTTTGAGCACATGATGGTGAATTGA
- the LOC115722515 gene encoding uncharacterized protein LOC115722515 isoform X2, translating into MASLPQSLTLPFGGGTSVSAAGGGGAELSRERKMASAEQLVLDLSNPDLRENALLELSKRELFQDLAPLLWNSFGTIAALLQEIVSIYPVLSPPNLTPAQSNRVCNALALLQCVASHPDTRKLFINAHIPLYLYPFLNTASKSRPFEYLRLTSLGVIGALVKVDETEVISFLLSTEIIPLCLRTMEMGSELSKTVATFIVQKILLDDMGLDYICTTAERFFAVGRVLGSMVASLAEQPSSRLLKHIIRCYLRLSDNPKACDALRSCLPDMLRDATFSGCLREDPTTRRWLQQLLHNVGVSRVPTLQAGTGFEHMMVN; encoded by the exons ATGGCGAGTTTACCCCAATCTCTTACACTTCCGTTTGGAGGAGGAACGAGTGTGTCTGCAGCAGGAGGAGGTGGTGCTGAACTTAGCAGAGAAAGAAAAATGGCTTCCGCAGAACAGTTGGTACTTGATCTCAGTAATCCTGATCTCCGAGAGAACGCTCTCCTCGAACTCTCCaag AGAGAATTATTTCAAGACTTGGCTCCTTTACTGTGGAATTCATTTGGTACTATTGCTGCCCTGTTACAG GAGATTGTATCAATATATCCTGTTTTATCACCCCCAAATCTTACTCCTGCACAATCAAACCGAGTTTGCAATGCCCTTGCTCTTCTTCAG TGTGTAGCCTCTCACCCAGATACAAGGAAGTTGTTCATTAATG CACATATTCCATTGTATCTGTATCCTTTCCTTAATACAGCGAGCAAGTCAAGACCCTTTGAGTACTTGAGGCTTACTAGTCTAGGGGTCATTGGGGCTTTGGTGAAG GTTGATGAGACAGAAGTTATTAGCTTCCTTCTCTCGACAGAAATAATTCCCTTGTGCCTGCGGACTATGGAAATGGGCAGTGAGCTATCCAAAACG GTTGCTACATTTATAGTTCAAAAGATTTTGTTGGACGATATGGGCTTAGATTATATCTGCACCACAGCGGAAAGGTTTTTCGCGGTTGGTCGAGTTTTGGGGAGCATGGTGGCTTCACTAGCTGAGCAGCCCTCATCGCGTTTGCTAAAACATATCATCAGATGTTATCTCCGGTTGTCAGACAATCCAAA AGCGTGTGATGCATTAAGAAGTTGCCTTCCCGACATGTTAAGAGATGCTACCTTCAGCGGTTGCTTGCGT GAGGACCCAACAACCAGGAGGTGGCTGCAACAGTTGCTACACAATGTTGGTGTGAGCCGAGTTCCAACACTTCAAGCTGGAACGGGGTTTGAGCACATGATGGTGAATTGA